From Pelagibacterium flavum:
CCCGCCTAAATATTCCCAGGAAGAGACCGTAGAAAAATGCCAGAGTGCTGACGAAAGCTATAGTGATACCAAGAATATGCATTGGCGCCCCTCAAAACCGTATTTTTTATACTATACACTCTGAAAAGCGGTAGTTCACCCCTCTATGCCGTAAGTCCCCGCCGTATTTTAAGTACGGCATGGACACCAAAGCCCGCGTCGGCCTTAGAATTCAGGCTATTCGAAAAGAAAGATTTGGCTCCCAGGCGGAGTTGGCTGAGGCTATCGGTCGAAGTGTGGAGACCGTCTCCGCGATCGAGCGTGGGAAGAGCCTGCCAAACTTCGAAACGCTCGAACGACTGGCTCTTGCCTTGGACGTACCGATTGAGCTACTCCCCGAAAATGGGACGCTGACGTAAGCTACGAATTGTTGTCTGCTGGTCTTCGACGATGGAGATCAGAGATGTCGAAACGAAAGCAGCATTCGCCCGAGTTCAAGGCGAAGGTCGCCCTGGAAGCATTGAAGGGCGAAGAGACGGTATCGGAATTGGCGAGCCGGTTCGGTATCCACCCCACGATGATCCACCAATGGAAGCGGGCGTTACTCGAAGGGGCATCGGGTGTGTTCGAGCGTGGCGGGCGCAAAAAGCCAGAGATTGACGATGAACAGGTCAAGGATCTGCACGCCAAGATCGGAGAGCTGGCCGTCGCCAACGATTTTTTGTCACGAAAGCTCAAGCCCTGGGGCGGGAAGTGAGACGGGGGATGATAGAACCTGATCACCCCGTTCTCTCGATTGGCAAGCAGTGCACGCTGCTGTCGCTCTCGCGTTCCTCGTTCTACTACACGCCGAAAGGCGAGACCGAGATCAACCTCGCGCTAATGCGCAGGATCGATGAGCAATTCCTGGAGACACCCTTCTTCGGAGTCCGGCAGATGACCTGGCACCTGCGCAATGAAGGGCACCTGGTGAACGAGAAGCGCGTGCGGCGGCTGATGCGGCTCATGGGGCTGATGCCAATCTACCAGAAGCCCAATACCTCGAGACCGGCCAAGGGACACAAGGTTTGGCCGTATCTTCTAAAGGGATTGAGGGTGGAACGTCCGAACCAGGCCTGGGCTGCGGACATCACGTATCTTCCGATGCGCCGGGGCTTTCTCTACCTGGTGGCCATCATGGACTGGCACACCCGCAAAGTCTTGGCCTGGCGCATCTCGAACACGCTGGAGGCAGACTTCTGCATCGAAGCATTGAACGAGGCGGTCCACAAGTTCGGCCCACCCGAGGTCATGAACACCGATCAAGGCAGCCAGTTCACGTCCTTTGCCTGGACCGATCGGTTGCGACGAATGGGAGTGCGCATCTCCATGGATGGCAAGGGGCGGTTCCTCGACAATATCTTTGTCGAGCGGCTCTGGCGCACCCTCAAATACGAATGCGTCTATCTGCACGCTTGGGAAACTGGATCACAGGCTCGTGCTGGCGTCCGCGACTGGATGGAATTCTACAATCATCGACGCCCTCATTCCGCCCTTGGCGGTAAACCGCCTGCCGTGATCTATTGGCAGCGCATTGAGCAAAACCAACCCGACCAGCAGGTGCAACGAGTAGCTTAATTTACGCCGAAATCTGTCCAGCGATTGGGGGGTAGCTCAGATACGCGAGTTCTTTCATTTGCCCGAGAAGGATCTTTCGCCGCGAAGGGACGCAATGGTGGCGCAAATCAACGCTAAGCTCCTAGCGTTCTCGGAGCAGAAACTGGAAACAGCGCTTGAGGTCATCAGTGCACTGGAACGCGCGCGATAGTCGCGGCGATGTGCCAATATAAGTCCCCCTATGGCTGTGACATCCATTGCCAAATTGCCGCGCAAACAGTTGGCCGTAATTAGTTCGTGAGGAAACGCCAGCGCTGCAAAAGAGCAGGGTCATACCTTCGCGCGCATTCACTGCGGATCGTGGTGGAAAGCACAGGGTTTATTTTGCCTGCATGCTGAATTGCTGATCGATAAACGTAGGCGTCTATGTGTTCTGATACCCCATGTGCTGCTGTCCAAGATCTAAGATAATTGAGCAAATGCAGCACTGCAGCCTCCCGGCGCTCTGGTCTCACCCAGGATGATGTACGCGTTAGCTTTACCAACTGCTTGGTCCTCTCCTGGAATTTTTTTCGTGCCTTTTCAGAGGGGGAGATGTTGGTCGTTCCGCGCCG
This genomic window contains:
- a CDS encoding helix-turn-helix transcriptional regulator translates to MDTKARVGLRIQAIRKERFGSQAELAEAIGRSVETVSAIERGKSLPNFETLERLALALDVPIELLPENGTLT
- a CDS encoding IS3 family transposase (programmed frameshift) codes for the protein MSKRKQHSPEFKAKVALEALKGEETVSELASRFGIHPTMIHQWKRALLEGASGVFERGGRKKPEIDDEQVKDLHAKIGELAVANDFLSRKLKPLGREVRRGMIEPDHPVLSIGKQCTLLSLSRSSFYYTPKGETEINLALMRRIDEQFLETPFFGVRQMTWHLRNEGHLVNEKRVRRLMRLMGLMPIYQKPNTSRPAKGHKVWPYLLKGLRVERPNQAWAADITYLPMRRGFLYLVAIMDWHTRKVLAWRISNTLEADFCIEALNEAVHKFGPPEVMNTDQGSQFTSFAWTDRLRRMGVRISMDGKGRFLDNIFVERLWRTLKYECVYLHAWETGSQARAGVRDWMEFYNHRRPHSALGGKPPAVIYWQRIEQNQPDQQVQRVA